A genomic window from Sphingobacterium spiritivorum includes:
- a CDS encoding acyl-CoA reductase, whose amino-acid sequence MTKEQRIHAFAELGKQLLNPSSEFSEIMTRAETRNSWYTVSNVQNAVTAIANNLTTEQLSNWLAPYPDITTDKTVGMVLAGNIPLVGFNDILCVLIAGFKAQIKVSSDDAGLTSAVLQLLITIEPRFSDAIHIAERLSDFDLVIATGSDNSSRYFEYYFGKKPHIIRKNRNSVAVISGSETKEQLEGLGHDIFDYFGLGCRSVSKILIPKDYDVAHLFEGIASFEAIQHHNKYVNNYDYNKSLYLINRDKHYDNGFVLLKQDTRTASPLAVVFYEEYDNIADVENYLNKHAEQIQCVTSALDLQVNVPLFALGDSQCPALDDYADGVNTLEFLFANA is encoded by the coding sequence TTGACAAAAGAACAACGCATTCATGCATTTGCGGAGCTGGGAAAGCAGCTCCTTAACCCCTCTTCAGAATTTTCAGAGATAATGACAAGAGCAGAGACCAGAAACTCATGGTATACGGTCTCCAATGTTCAGAATGCCGTGACCGCCATTGCGAATAATCTGACAACAGAGCAGCTCAGCAACTGGCTGGCTCCCTATCCCGATATCACTACTGACAAAACTGTGGGAATGGTATTGGCAGGAAATATACCCTTAGTAGGCTTCAATGATATTCTGTGTGTCCTTATTGCCGGATTCAAGGCTCAGATAAAGGTCTCATCCGATGATGCAGGACTTACTTCAGCTGTTTTACAGCTGCTGATTACAATCGAGCCACGTTTCTCCGATGCTATACACATTGCAGAAAGACTTTCAGATTTCGATCTGGTCATCGCCACAGGAAGTGACAACAGCTCCCGTTATTTTGAATATTATTTTGGTAAAAAACCACATATTATCCGTAAAAACAGAAACTCTGTAGCGGTAATTTCAGGATCGGAGACGAAAGAGCAACTGGAAGGTCTGGGACATGATATCTTTGATTATTTTGGATTAGGATGTCGCTCCGTATCCAAGATACTGATACCGAAAGATTATGATGTAGCACATTTATTTGAAGGTATAGCATCATTTGAGGCTATACAGCATCATAATAAATATGTAAACAATTATGATTACAACAAATCCTTATATCTCATCAACCGGGATAAACATTATGACAATGGATTTGTTTTGCTGAAGCAGGACACACGTACAGCCTCCCCTCTTGCAGTTGTTTTCTATGAGGAATATGACAATATAGCAGATGTAGAGAACTATCTGAATAAACATGCGGAGCAGATCCAATGTGTCACATCGGCACTTGATCTTCAGGTGAATGTACCGCTGTTTGCATTAGGAGATAGTCAGTGCCCTGCGTTGGATGATTACGCAGATGGTGTCAACACGCTGGAGTTTTTATTTGCAAACGCTTAA
- a CDS encoding cell division ATP-binding protein FtsE, with translation MIGNTVITLKNVDIYQQKHLVLSNVNLKIDQGEFLYLIGQSGSGKSSLLKIIYGDLYIGNGEGMVAGFDLRKLHDNDVPYLRRKLGIVFQDFHLLNDRTIEKNLEFALKATGWTDKGLIQGRMLDVLEKVGLRSKLKKMPHELSGGEQQRVVIARALLNNPEIILADEPTGNLDPATSEEIVLLLRDIASSGTAVLMATHDYQIIRNMPARILKTSDGALHDNVEI, from the coding sequence ATGATAGGAAATACCGTAATTACGCTCAAAAACGTTGATATCTACCAACAAAAACATTTAGTTCTGTCCAATGTCAATCTCAAAATAGATCAGGGAGAGTTCCTTTACCTTATCGGTCAGTCCGGTAGTGGTAAAAGTAGTCTGCTGAAGATTATCTACGGAGATCTGTACATTGGTAACGGAGAAGGGATGGTAGCAGGATTCGACCTGAGAAAACTACATGACAATGATGTACCTTACCTCAGACGTAAATTAGGCATTGTCTTTCAGGATTTTCACCTTCTTAATGATCGTACTATTGAAAAGAATCTGGAATTTGCACTCAAAGCGACCGGATGGACAGATAAAGGATTGATTCAGGGCAGAATGCTGGATGTACTGGAAAAAGTAGGTCTGCGCTCCAAATTAAAGAAAATGCCGCATGAACTGTCCGGAGGTGAGCAGCAACGTGTCGTTATAGCAAGAGCACTGCTGAACAATCCGGAGATTATTCTTGCGGATGAGCCTACCGGAAACCTTGACCCTGCCACGTCTGAAGAAATCGTACTGTTGCTGCGTGACATTGCTTCTTCGGGTACTGCTGTGCTGATGGCTACACACGATTACCAGATCATACGCAATATGCCTGCCCGCATCCTCAAAACTTCGGATGGCGCATTGCATGACAATGTGGAAATATAG
- a CDS encoding Crp/Fnr family transcriptional regulator — MREQLSRYIQNTITVSIDELQTILSYFKPLKPKRNELLLLQGETSQRTFFVGKGCLRIFFINEDGQESTRYFAFEDQFATALTSFITGDPSDEFIQAIEHTELLYINHNDFYHLLEIIPQWEKFYRKYLEFGYVNNTRRLQSFISMDALDRYRNLLIQSPVIVRRLPNKIVASYLGISQETLSRLKSKV; from the coding sequence ATGAGAGAACAACTTAGCAGATACATTCAAAATACCATTACCGTAAGTATAGACGAGCTTCAGACTATATTATCTTATTTCAAACCCTTAAAACCCAAAAGGAATGAGCTGTTGCTGCTTCAGGGTGAAACCAGCCAACGGACATTTTTCGTTGGCAAAGGTTGCTTAAGGATCTTCTTTATTAACGAAGACGGCCAGGAATCCACCCGCTACTTTGCCTTTGAAGATCAGTTTGCAACCGCACTGACCAGCTTTATTACAGGCGATCCTTCAGATGAATTTATACAGGCGATAGAGCATACTGAGCTTCTCTATATTAATCACAATGACTTCTACCATCTGCTGGAAATCATCCCGCAATGGGAAAAATTCTACCGTAAGTATCTGGAGTTTGGCTATGTCAACAATACCCGACGATTGCAATCTTTTATATCCATGGATGCTTTAGACCGCTACCGCAATCTACTGATTCAGAGCCCTGTGATTGTACGCCGCTTACCTAATAAGATCGTAGCCTCTTACCTCGGGATCTCGCAGGAAACGCTGAGCAGACTGAAATCCAAAGTTTAG
- a CDS encoding S9 family peptidase, producing MKKRLTLLFIGLASFSFAQESITYQKPSAEILQLAEYDRPPSVSMDSKKEWMVLSYRPTYKTLEDLSQEEMKLAGLRVNPVTNISSTAVYQYNLKIKRIKDATETQVKGLPQQAKITNLSFSPDRKTLAFTNTTAKGVELWVIDLATAQAKKLTSDNLNANLGSPYSWYRDSKSLLINVLPANRPALLDEKKDLPTGPTVSTSDGKVSQNRTYQDLLKNPKDEANFENLASSELFKVDLNGAATKFKNAAIYTSTSFSPDGKYIMLTTIKRPYSYIVPLNRFPMESIVYDMNGQEIKKVNDVPLTEIMPKGFSSVRTGKRAMGWRDDLPSTLYFAQALDEGDQAKKVEYRDQVFTWDAPFTSEPKALAKTKDRYAGILWGDATHAFLYESWYDTRNRKTHLLNPQTGETKLFNDRNFQDVYNDPGKVQTERNQYDRNVLQIKDGKTYWIGDGYTKDGQFPFINELDLKNFATKRLYTSKLKDQKEDINDILDSKTGEILVMLQSKNDYPNYFIKNIKNNKVSALTQFANPFASIKDVHKEVINYKRKDGVDLSGTLYLPAGYDRTKKEKLPLLIWAYPAEYKDKNTAGMSTANPNEFTFPYYGSFVYWVTKGYAVLDDAAFPIIGEGTEEPNDTFIPQLVANAEAAIDAVDQLGYIDRSRVGVGGHSYGAFMTANLLTHSNLFAVGIARSGAYNRTLTPFGFQNEQRNYWDVPQVYNEMSPFMNANKMKTPMLLVHGEADNNPGTFTLQTERYFQALKNLGAPVRMLLLPKESHGYAAKENILHLLWEQDQFLEKYLKK from the coding sequence ATGAAAAAACGTCTTACCTTACTTTTTATAGGCCTGGCGAGTTTTAGTTTTGCTCAGGAGAGTATCACTTACCAGAAGCCATCTGCTGAAATATTACAGCTGGCAGAATATGACAGACCGCCATCCGTCTCTATGGATAGCAAAAAAGAGTGGATGGTCCTCTCCTACCGCCCCACCTATAAAACCCTTGAAGATCTCAGTCAGGAAGAAATGAAACTGGCCGGTCTGCGGGTCAATCCTGTTACCAATATTTCAAGTACAGCTGTATATCAATACAACCTGAAGATCAAAAGAATAAAAGATGCAACGGAAACACAGGTAAAGGGACTTCCTCAACAGGCAAAAATCACTAATTTATCTTTCTCACCGGACAGAAAGACATTAGCCTTTACAAATACCACGGCCAAAGGCGTAGAACTGTGGGTCATCGATCTCGCAACAGCTCAGGCTAAAAAACTGACTTCGGACAATCTCAATGCTAACCTCGGAAGTCCGTATTCCTGGTACAGAGATTCAAAATCGCTGTTAATAAATGTATTGCCGGCTAACAGACCTGCATTACTGGATGAGAAAAAAGATCTTCCAACAGGACCAACCGTATCCACAAGTGATGGTAAAGTTTCCCAAAACAGAACCTATCAGGATCTGCTGAAGAATCCTAAAGATGAAGCTAACTTTGAAAACCTGGCTTCATCAGAACTTTTTAAAGTAGACCTGAATGGCGCAGCAACCAAATTTAAAAATGCTGCGATCTACACTTCCACCTCTTTTTCTCCGGATGGCAAATACATCATGCTGACCACTATCAAAAGACCTTACTCCTATATAGTGCCGTTAAATCGCTTTCCTATGGAGAGTATCGTATATGATATGAACGGTCAGGAAATCAAAAAAGTAAACGATGTACCACTGACAGAGATCATGCCCAAAGGATTTTCTTCTGTCCGTACCGGCAAACGTGCTATGGGTTGGAGAGATGATCTGCCTTCGACATTGTACTTTGCACAGGCTCTGGATGAAGGAGATCAGGCTAAAAAAGTAGAATACCGTGATCAGGTATTTACCTGGGATGCCCCTTTTACTTCTGAGCCTAAAGCGTTGGCTAAAACAAAAGACAGATATGCCGGTATCCTATGGGGAGATGCAACACACGCTTTTCTGTATGAAAGCTGGTATGATACCCGTAACCGAAAGACACATCTGCTGAACCCGCAAACCGGAGAAACGAAGCTCTTTAATGATCGTAATTTTCAGGACGTATATAATGATCCGGGAAAAGTACAGACAGAACGCAATCAATATGACAGAAATGTACTTCAGATCAAAGATGGTAAGACATACTGGATCGGTGACGGATATACAAAAGATGGACAGTTTCCGTTTATAAACGAACTGGATCTTAAAAACTTCGCAACAAAACGTTTGTACACATCCAAACTGAAAGATCAGAAGGAAGATATCAACGATATCCTGGATTCCAAAACCGGTGAAATACTGGTGATGCTCCAGTCTAAAAATGACTATCCGAATTACTTCATCAAAAACATTAAAAACAATAAAGTATCAGCATTGACACAGTTTGCCAATCCTTTTGCAAGTATTAAAGATGTGCATAAGGAAGTGATCAACTACAAACGTAAAGACGGAGTCGATCTTTCAGGCACTCTTTATCTGCCGGCTGGCTACGACAGAACAAAAAAGGAAAAATTGCCTTTACTGATCTGGGCCTACCCTGCTGAATATAAAGATAAAAACACAGCAGGTATGAGTACAGCCAACCCAAATGAATTTACATTCCCTTACTATGGATCATTTGTATATTGGGTAACCAAAGGCTACGCTGTCCTGGATGATGCAGCATTCCCGATCATCGGAGAAGGAACGGAAGAACCTAATGACACCTTTATTCCGCAGTTAGTAGCCAATGCAGAAGCTGCTATCGATGCAGTAGACCAGCTCGGATATATAGATCGTAGTCGTGTGGGCGTAGGCGGACACTCTTACGGAGCATTTATGACAGCCAACCTGCTGACACATTCCAATCTCTTTGCAGTAGGAATAGCACGCAGTGGTGCGTATAACAGAACACTGACACCATTCGGATTCCAGAATGAGCAACGCAACTACTGGGATGTCCCTCAGGTATACAATGAGATGTCTCCGTTTATGAATGCAAATAAAATGAAAACTCCTATGTTACTGGTGCATGGGGAAGCAGATAACAATCCGGGTACTTTCACACTGCAAACAGAACGCTACTTCCAGGCACTGAAAAATCTGGGCGCACCGGTACGTATGCTGCTGCTTCCGAAAGAATCACATGGATATGCAGCCAAGGAAAATATCCTTCACCTCTTGTGGGAACAGGATCAGTTCTTAGAAAAATATCTTAAAAAATAA
- a CDS encoding DUF2798 domain-containing protein — protein MKQKYFKYVNTLFVVIPMTLIMAIVGLMRTYGFGEDWFFKFLKSWTTMLPVAYMAAFIIIPNARKIAEKLLIKE, from the coding sequence ATGAAACAGAAGTATTTTAAATATGTCAACACCTTATTTGTTGTCATTCCGATGACCCTTATCATGGCTATCGTAGGCCTTATGCGTACCTATGGCTTTGGAGAAGACTGGTTTTTCAAATTTTTGAAATCATGGACAACTATGCTTCCGGTTGCCTATATGGCTGCCTTTATTATTATCCCTAATGCGCGAAAAATTGCCGAAAAACTACTTATTAAAGAATAA
- a CDS encoding nucleotide exchange factor GrpE, producing the protein MSEKEHINGEHEAPQEENQPIENTSGEQEENTANEVTLEQQLANAQDKYTRLFAEFDNYKKRTSRERVELIQSAGKDVIAKLLSVLDDFDRALKSMETAQDVQSVKEGIELVNNKFRKTLEQEGLKEMDVLGQPFDADLQEAITSIPAPSADLKDKVVDVIEKGYYLNDKVIRYAKVVVGK; encoded by the coding sequence ATGAGTGAAAAAGAACATATAAATGGTGAGCACGAAGCTCCGCAAGAAGAAAATCAACCCATTGAAAACACTTCTGGTGAACAAGAAGAAAACACAGCAAATGAGGTAACACTGGAACAGCAGTTAGCAAATGCACAGGATAAATACACCCGTCTGTTTGCTGAATTTGACAACTACAAAAAACGTACTTCAAGAGAACGTGTAGAACTGATCCAATCAGCAGGTAAAGATGTTATCGCTAAATTACTCTCTGTACTGGACGATTTTGACCGTGCGCTGAAATCCATGGAAACAGCTCAGGATGTACAATCTGTAAAAGAAGGTATTGAGCTGGTCAATAATAAATTCAGAAAAACACTGGAACAGGAAGGATTAAAAGAGATGGATGTCCTTGGACAACCTTTTGATGCAGACCTTCAGGAAGCTATCACATCAATCCCTGCACCTTCTGCAGACCTCAAAGATAAAGTCGTGGATGTAATTGAAAAAGGTTATTATCTCAACGACAAAGTAATCCGTTATGCAAAAGTGGTAGTAGGAAAATAA
- the ribB gene encoding 3,4-dihydroxy-2-butanone-4-phosphate synthase, which translates to MEQRTLTYFGNTSQERVEQALTYLQNGKGVLLIDNEDRENEGDLIYSAQHIRQEDMALMIRHCSGVVCLCLTDHKADELDLPYMVAENSSLFQTPFTISIEAAKGVTTGLSAADRVQTIKTASARNAKPEDLARPGHIFPLRARKGGVLQRNGHTEGSIDLMLLAGLEPQAVLCELMNDDGSMARLPQIIHFGIVHGLTVLSIEDIIFYRSFVCDYTDK; encoded by the coding sequence ATGGAGCAAAGAACACTTACATATTTCGGGAATACCAGTCAGGAACGGGTAGAGCAGGCTCTTACATATCTTCAAAATGGAAAAGGAGTCCTGCTCATTGATAATGAAGACAGAGAAAATGAAGGGGATCTTATATACTCAGCTCAGCACATACGACAGGAAGATATGGCTTTGATGATCCGGCACTGCAGCGGGGTCGTTTGTCTGTGTCTTACAGATCACAAAGCGGATGAACTTGATCTCCCTTATATGGTTGCGGAAAACAGCAGCCTCTTTCAGACTCCCTTTACCATCAGCATAGAAGCCGCAAAAGGAGTTACAACAGGGCTTTCTGCTGCAGATCGTGTTCAAACTATAAAAACAGCATCTGCCAGAAATGCAAAACCGGAAGATCTTGCGAGACCGGGGCATATTTTTCCGTTAAGAGCCCGAAAAGGTGGTGTACTGCAACGTAACGGACATACTGAAGGAAGTATTGATCTTATGCTATTGGCTGGATTAGAACCTCAGGCTGTCCTATGTGAACTCATGAATGATGACGGCAGCATGGCCAGACTCCCGCAGATCATACATTTTGGAATCGTTCACGGATTAACCGTGTTATCAATAGAAGATATTATTTTTTACCGTAGTTTTGTCTGTGATTATACAGATAAATGA
- a CDS encoding dicarboxylate/amino acid:cation symporter, with protein MFKSKMGLLTFAVLSIATILTVLYEFNWVSISPDVMMVVRWVVGVVLVINAFQRKNLTSWILTCMILGIFVGIDFPNFAIALQPLSKGFIKLVKTIVGPILFATLVYGIAGHSDLKQVGRMAWKSMLYFFCATTCAIFIGLAAINITHAGVGIDIQHMPHEELPVKKENPDQNSLNHLPESVHGVYKFTAFFRDLFPENIVKSVYENQVLQIVVFSVLFGIGLALVEEKKRKPLVNFTESLSEAMFKFTNIIMYFAPVGVGAAMAYTVGHLGVDILKNLFMLLATLYMALIFFLLLVLLPVALYLKIPVLKFINAIKEPVSIAFATTSSDAALPKAMSAMERFGVPRRIVSFVIPTGYSFNLDGTSLYLSLAAIFVAQAAGMHLSFGQQLMIAFTLMITSKGVAAVPRASLIILIATADQFGLPVFVIAAILGIDELMDMARTSVNVIGNCLATVVVAKWEGEFDEDAPYRTDDPDAL; from the coding sequence ATGTTTAAATCAAAAATGGGTCTTTTGACCTTTGCAGTTCTTTCAATAGCCACTATATTAACAGTTCTCTACGAATTTAATTGGGTGAGTATTTCTCCTGATGTAATGATGGTAGTTCGGTGGGTTGTTGGGGTTGTTTTAGTTATTAATGCTTTTCAACGTAAGAATCTAACTTCATGGATTCTTACCTGTATGATTCTCGGAATTTTTGTAGGAATTGATTTTCCTAATTTTGCAATTGCCTTACAGCCTTTGAGCAAAGGATTTATCAAATTGGTAAAAACTATTGTAGGACCTATTCTATTTGCGACATTAGTCTACGGGATTGCGGGACATTCGGATTTGAAGCAGGTAGGTCGTATGGCCTGGAAATCCATGCTTTATTTCTTTTGTGCTACTACCTGTGCTATTTTTATAGGTCTGGCAGCTATCAATATTACACATGCCGGTGTAGGTATAGATATACAGCATATGCCCCATGAAGAGCTTCCTGTAAAGAAAGAAAATCCGGATCAGAACTCATTGAATCATTTGCCGGAGAGTGTACACGGAGTATATAAGTTTACTGCATTTTTCAGAGATTTGTTTCCGGAAAATATTGTAAAATCAGTGTATGAAAATCAGGTCTTACAGATTGTGGTGTTCTCCGTACTGTTTGGTATAGGTCTGGCTTTGGTAGAAGAAAAGAAACGAAAGCCGCTGGTAAACTTTACGGAAAGTCTTTCTGAAGCTATGTTTAAGTTTACCAATATCATCATGTATTTTGCTCCGGTCGGAGTGGGGGCAGCGATGGCTTATACTGTCGGGCATCTCGGAGTGGATATACTCAAGAATCTGTTTATGCTGCTGGCAACACTGTATATGGCGCTCATATTCTTTTTGCTTTTGGTATTACTTCCGGTGGCATTATACCTGAAAATACCTGTTCTGAAGTTTATTAATGCAATCAAGGAACCTGTGTCCATTGCTTTCGCAACGACCAGTTCGGATGCGGCATTGCCTAAGGCAATGAGTGCTATGGAGCGCTTTGGTGTTCCTCGTCGTATCGTTTCCTTTGTAATTCCTACAGGATATAGTTTCAATCTGGATGGGACTTCACTTTATCTGTCTCTGGCTGCTATTTTTGTGGCACAGGCAGCAGGTATGCATTTATCATTCGGACAACAGTTGATGATTGCGTTTACGCTGATGATTACCTCCAAGGGCGTAGCTGCGGTACCTCGTGCATCGCTGATTATCCTGATTGCTACAGCAGATCAGTTTGGTCTTCCGGTATTTGTCATTGCCGCTATATTAGGTATTGATGAGTTAATGGATATGGCCCGTACATCTGTCAATGTGATCGGTAACTGTCTGGCTACTGTCGTTGTTGCGAAGTGGGAAGGGGAATTTGATGAAGATGCGCCTTATCGTACCGATGATCCGGACGCACTTTAG
- a CDS encoding 4Fe-4S dicluster domain-containing protein, translated as MAIKITDECINCGACEPECPNNAIYDAGVSWKFSEGTSLDGVIDFGDGVTLDANETQDAISNEVYYIVSDKCTECVGFHDEPQCAAVCPVDCCVDDEDIRETEEELLAKKAWLHGE; from the coding sequence ATGGCAATTAAAATTACAGACGAATGTATTAATTGTGGTGCTTGTGAACCAGAGTGCCCGAATAATGCAATATATGATGCAGGAGTAAGCTGGAAATTTTCGGAAGGAACTTCTTTGGACGGAGTTATCGATTTTGGAGATGGTGTTACATTGGATGCTAACGAGACACAGGATGCCATATCTAATGAGGTTTATTATATCGTCTCTGATAAGTGTACGGAATGTGTAGGTTTTCATGATGAGCCACAGTGTGCAGCGGTATGTCCGGTAGACTGTTGTGTGGATGATGAAGATATCAGAGAGACAGAAGAAGAGTTACTGGCTAAGAAAGCATGGCTTCACGGCGAATAA
- a CDS encoding MBL fold metallo-hydrolase, producing the protein MKRTIKIIKKTMTIFIIIVALVSAAVYLYMQKAEFGQVPSGVRLDAVTKSTHYKEGAFQNVHYTPTLTEGYSMFGVMSDQLFKNFPRRRPVDSLPSVKTDLHALDPDSNVLVWFGHSSYFIQLDGKRFLIDPVFSGNASPIPGTNTAFKGADIYKPEDMPAIDYLLITHDHYDHLDYETILALKGKIDTVICGLGVGGHFEKWGYDVDHIIEKDWYEHIPLASGFSLDTAPTRHFSGRGFKRNNTLWLSFILKTPSLTLYLGGDSGYDTHFKEIGDKFGQIDLALLDNGQYNKAWQAIHMLPEEVIKASGDLHTKRLFPVHSSKFMLAQHPWDEPLSRTSKLAAEKGIPLVTPMIGEVVRLTDPDQVFKKWWEGVE; encoded by the coding sequence ATGAAAAGAACAATTAAAATTATTAAAAAGACAATGACTATTTTTATTATAATCGTAGCGCTGGTATCAGCCGCAGTTTATTTATATATGCAAAAGGCGGAATTCGGACAGGTACCTTCCGGTGTACGTCTTGATGCAGTAACAAAATCTACACATTATAAAGAAGGTGCTTTTCAAAATGTACATTATACTCCTACACTGACTGAAGGCTACAGTATGTTTGGTGTAATGAGTGATCAGCTCTTTAAGAACTTTCCCAGAAGACGTCCTGTTGACAGCCTGCCTTCTGTAAAAACAGATTTACATGCTCTGGATCCTGACAGCAATGTATTAGTCTGGTTTGGTCATTCTTCCTATTTTATCCAGCTGGACGGAAAACGTTTTCTGATAGATCCTGTATTCAGTGGTAATGCTTCTCCTATTCCGGGTACAAATACAGCCTTTAAAGGAGCAGACATTTATAAGCCGGAAGATATGCCTGCAATCGATTATTTGCTCATCACACATGACCATTACGATCATCTGGACTATGAAACTATACTTGCTTTGAAGGGTAAGATTGATACGGTGATCTGTGGATTGGGTGTAGGGGGACATTTTGAAAAATGGGGGTATGATGTGGATCATATTATAGAAAAGGATTGGTATGAGCATATTCCTTTAGCCTCTGGCTTCAGTCTGGATACAGCTCCGACACGACACTTTTCAGGTCGGGGATTTAAACGCAATAATACGCTTTGGCTCTCCTTTATATTGAAGACACCGAGCCTCACTCTTTATCTTGGAGGAGACAGTGGTTACGATACACATTTTAAAGAAATCGGTGATAAATTTGGTCAGATAGATTTGGCATTGCTGGACAACGGTCAATACAACAAGGCATGGCAGGCTATTCATATGCTGCCGGAAGAAGTGATAAAGGCCTCGGGAGATCTGCATACAAAGCGCCTGTTTCCGGTTCATTCATCCAAATTTATGCTGGCGCAGCATCCCTGGGATGAACCTTTATCCCGTACCTCCAAACTTGCAGCTGAAAAGGGGATACCTTTAGTAACGCCGATGATAGGCGAAGTCGTCAGACTTACCGATCCGGATCAGGTGTTTAAAAAATGGTGGGAAGGAGTTGAATAA
- the dnaJ gene encoding molecular chaperone DnaJ, with protein sequence MSKRDYYDVLGVARGADASEIKSAYRKLAIKYHPDKNPDNKEAEEKFKEAAEAYEILSNPEKRQRYDQFGHAGNSASGFGGGGMNMDDIFSQFGDIFGGGNPFESFFGGGSRGGGRRVQKGTNLRIKVKLTLDEIAKGVEKKVKVNKQVSCTTCNGTGAKDKSSYHTCNTCGGSGSVRRVTNTILGQMQTTSTCPTCNGEGVEITAKCTTCKGEGLTRGEETISINIPAGVSEGMQLSMSGKGNAAPRGGIPGDLIILVEEVPHEQLKRDGINVIYDLYINFADAALGTSVEIPTIDGKAKIKIDPGTQGGKILRLKGKGIPEVNSYHKGDQLIYVNVWTPKAVSSEEKALLEKLRESPNFKPQPGRSEKSFFERIKEYFE encoded by the coding sequence ATGTCAAAAAGAGATTATTATGATGTATTAGGCGTGGCACGCGGAGCAGATGCTTCGGAGATCAAGTCTGCATACCGTAAACTGGCCATCAAATATCACCCGGACAAAAATCCGGATAATAAAGAGGCTGAAGAAAAATTTAAAGAAGCCGCTGAGGCTTACGAAATACTGAGTAACCCCGAAAAACGTCAGCGTTATGACCAATTCGGTCATGCCGGCAATTCGGCTTCCGGATTTGGCGGTGGCGGTATGAATATGGATGACATATTCAGTCAGTTTGGCGATATTTTCGGAGGCGGTAATCCTTTTGAAAGTTTCTTTGGCGGAGGTTCACGCGGCGGTGGCAGACGTGTACAGAAAGGTACTAATCTGCGCATCAAAGTAAAACTCACATTGGATGAAATTGCCAAGGGAGTAGAGAAAAAAGTTAAAGTAAACAAACAGGTAAGCTGTACTACATGTAACGGTACAGGAGCAAAAGATAAATCTTCTTATCATACCTGTAATACCTGTGGAGGATCAGGCTCTGTAAGACGCGTTACCAATACGATATTAGGACAGATGCAGACAACAAGCACCTGCCCGACATGTAATGGTGAAGGTGTAGAGATCACTGCAAAATGTACGACCTGTAAAGGTGAAGGACTGACAAGAGGAGAAGAAACAATCTCTATAAATATTCCTGCAGGTGTAAGCGAAGGTATGCAGCTTTCCATGAGTGGGAAAGGTAATGCAGCTCCCAGAGGCGGTATACCGGGTGATCTGATCATTCTGGTCGAAGAAGTTCCTCATGAGCAGCTAAAACGTGATGGAATCAATGTGATCTACGATCTGTATATCAACTTTGCAGATGCAGCACTGGGTACATCTGTAGAAATTCCAACTATAGATGGAAAAGCAAAGATCAAAATCGACCCGGGAACACAGGGCGGCAAAATCCTGCGTCTGAAAGGCAAAGGTATTCCCGAAGTAAATTCTTACCACAAGGGAGATCAGCTGATCTACGTCAATGTATGGACGCCTAAGGCAGTCTCTTCAGAAGAAAAAGCTCTTTTGGAAAAATTAAGAGAATCGCCGAACTTCAAACCACAACCCGGAAGAAGTGAAAAATCATTCTTTGAGCGTATCAAAGAATACTTTGAGTAA